In one archaeon BMS3Bbin15 genomic region, the following are encoded:
- the hisF_1 gene encoding imidazole glycerol phosphate synthase subunit HisF, protein MLTKRIIPCLDVKDGRVVKGVHFKNLRDAGSPVELAQVYNEQGADELVFLDISASHEGRKTMVKVVEATADQIFIPLTVGGGISEVEDIRGILKAGADKVAINTAGIKNPEILSGGARRFGNQCIVSAIDARRVYENREDRDVIETSRGKCWFEVYIYGGREPTGIDAVEWAKRVEKLGAGEILLTSMDADGTKDGFDIELTRTISEAVNIPVIASGGAGELEHFYEAFASARADAALAASIFHYHEYTVGDIKRYLKEKGIPVRL, encoded by the coding sequence ATGCTTACAAAGAGAATTATACCCTGTCTGGATGTCAAGGATGGAAGAGTGGTTAAGGGCGTGCATTTTAAGAATCTGAGAGATGCTGGTTCGCCTGTGGAACTTGCTCAGGTTTACAATGAGCAGGGGGCAGATGAACTTGTTTTTCTTGATATAAGTGCAAGCCATGAAGGCAGAAAGACGATGGTTAAGGTGGTTGAGGCTACAGCTGACCAGATTTTTATTCCTCTTACAGTTGGAGGGGGAATAAGTGAGGTTGAGGATATAAGGGGAATTCTCAAGGCGGGTGCGGATAAAGTTGCCATTAATACTGCAGGCATTAAAAATCCTGAGATTCTTTCTGGTGGAGCCAGACGTTTTGGAAACCAGTGTATTGTATCAGCTATTGATGCAAGAAGGGTATATGAAAATAGAGAGGATAGAGATGTTATTGAAACTTCCAGGGGAAAATGCTGGTTTGAGGTTTATATATATGGTGGGAGAGAACCTACTGGTATAGATGCTGTGGAATGGGCTAAAAGGGTTGAGAAGCTGGGTGCTGGTGAGATTCTATTGACCAGTATGGATGCTGATGGTACAAAGGATGGCTTTGATATTGAACTTACCAGAACTATTTCTGAAGCTGTCAATATACCGGTTATAGCCAGTGGGGGTGCAGGTGAACTTGAGCATTTCTATGAAGCCTTTGCTTCTGCGAGGGCTGATGCAGCGCTGGCTGCTTCAATCTTTCATTATCACGAATAT